A window of Natator depressus isolate rNatDep1 chromosome 3, rNatDep2.hap1, whole genome shotgun sequence genomic DNA:
ACTTATGAGAGCAgtcccactaatttcaatggaactactcacatgaataaatttatgtgcttaagtgcttgctggattggggcctaaacCTATACTTTGGGCTTAGACTAAATGACAGTGCTCCCCTAATTAGAAAGAAAACACTCTGAAAAGGGATATATTGAAACCCTCCAGTCAGTCTCCTTTTAAATCCTCACTCTACTTGAGGTTCAGGATGTCTTTCAGTGGATTTTACCTTTCCCACCAGAATCTAACAAGGCCAGTTAAGTCTGTTCATACCTCATGTGTGTTTTAAGTGCAGAAGGCTGAGAAAATTTAGCCTCACACTCTGTGCACCCATAAGGCTTGTCGCCTGTATGCGTCCTTTCATGAAGCCTCAAGGCAGTTTTGGAGCTCAAACCCTTTCCACACTGTTGGCACTGATGACGCTCCCCACCACCCTCATGAACCTGAAGAATGTGCCTCTTGACGTCCTTCTTCCTCTTGAACTTCTTACCACAGAGTTCACAAGGGAAGTGGCGCTCACTGGTGTGGACATGGCGTTGGTGGCTTTTTAAATTGCACCGGTTGGCAAAGGTCTGACTGCAGGTTTCGCACCGGTAAATGATTTCAGCTGCAATGCCGTGACTGTGCTTTATGTGCTTGAGGAAGCTCTTCTCATACAGGAATTCCTTCTTGCAGGTGCTGCATTTGAAGTTGCTGCCTCGTTTCTTCTTATCCTCCTCTGATTTTTTAAAGTTGTCTTCTAATTCAAAGTTGCCATTGCACTCTTCATTCTCAGGCTTCATGCTGTTCTCCACTTGCCCCTCTTCCTTCTCCACATCATGCATGATTTGGTCTTTCGGGAACTTGTTCTCTTCAGTAGCATCCTCTGCATTCTTCTGTTGCTCTCTCAACCGCCTTGTGTACTTCTTCTTGGGGATTTCTACAAATACTTTCCTCCCAGCCAGCCTCCCACTGGCTCTTCTTATTTTGGCATAGGGAGGCTTCATGGTTTCTTTTTTCTTGTCGACCTTCTCCTTTGATTTGGCAGTTGGCCTCTCGGGAGAAACTCCATTGCTGGGTCTTTCCATGCGGGAACTGGGAGAATCAGGAGGACAGTCTGCATGGTCACCTTCTGACACAACAGTTGTCTTCAATTCAAGTAAAGCATTTGATTGGATACCACTGTTCTCCTCAGCATCCTGTGATTCAGAGAAATTTTGCAACTCCAGCAACACTGATTCAAGCATTTGCTTCTTCAGCTGAAAACAGGTTTCAGACAGGTCCAAACACTTAAGCTTTTCAGCTATTTCCAGCATACGTTGCACACGGTCTTCCTCCACTTCTACCTTGGCAGTATACACAAATTCAAGAAATGAAGCAAAATCAGCTACCTGGACCTCATTCAAGAACACGTTTGACCTTGCGCTATCCATGCTCTTCTCATTAAGAAACACCTCCTTGAAGAACTTGCTTGTTGCTGCCAATACAGCTTTGTGAGCAACAAACTCTCCCCTGACACCTTGATACTCCACGCTA
This region includes:
- the GZF1 gene encoding GDNF-inducible zinc finger protein 1 codes for the protein MESNAVLLESKSSPINLLNEMHQLRLLGHLCDVTVSVEYQGVRGEFVAHKAVLAATSKFFKEVFLNEKSMDSARSNVFLNEVQVADFASFLEFVYTAKVEVEEDRVQRMLEIAEKLKCLDLSETCFQLKKQMLESVLLELQNFSESQDAEENSGIQSNALLELKTTVVSEGDHADCPPDSPSSRMERPSNGVSPERPTAKSKEKVDKKKETMKPPYAKIRRASGRLAGRKVFVEIPKKKYTRRLREQQKNAEDATEENKFPKDQIMHDVEKEEGQVENSMKPENEECNGNFELEDNFKKSEEDKKKRGSNFKCSTCKKEFLYEKSFLKHIKHSHGIAAEIIYRCETCSQTFANRCNLKSHQRHVHTSERHFPCELCGKKFKRKKDVKRHILQVHEGGGERHQCQQCGKGLSSKTALRLHERTHTGDKPYGCTECEAKFSQPSALKTHMRIHTGEKPFVCDECGARFTQNHMLIYHKRCHTGERPFMCETCGKSFASKEYLKHHNRIHTGSKPFKCEVCFRTFAQRNSLYQHIKVHTGERPYCCDQCGKQFTQLNALQRHHRIHTGEKPFMCNACGRTFTDKSTLRRHTSIHDKNTPWKSFLVIVEGVSKNDEGHKTELPDEEYHMSPKITEKLLSFSENGHYQNLTAVPGSVTALHDNSSTIVTDCKSDGTVGPQEALIATTLSELTVLHTQTDALQPQLHALVNME